The following proteins come from a genomic window of Shewanella halifaxensis HAW-EB4:
- a CDS encoding GGDEF domain-containing protein, with translation MYTVKKWLKIMVLSLLVSFTSLTSLCGYAADPFVQLEQDLEDSSPANALILLGQFKLDADNASIQELAQLRFLYGKQYERNRKLDQAIASYDKAIALMQPLGVSDLLIESHLERSFVLYLKTNDPEAYCVDRKKALVFARQQGNNELLAKTLTQNAFCYNKVTNVHQGLALLDEAMLIINTDGSANHTRKAMIYNATGSLYRTVGLHKRGYMNFEKAYQAWSEVDDTQDMFNMLHNMISEAIKLRDWEKARHNIERQFALVRSTPEFADFGFFAHLNAGRVELATHHYVEAIEHLKHAISLKETTREQYFISSSYQFLSLAYLRVGDVKKAAQMASVFRQDKNFPKNMSSMMLTADAIIAFEQHQYLPAMNTLLQVIDEERQNNKQIIDNEVIDSALEHSAKLADFENQLLANQLAINELSLAAVADKARIYDLRLSIFFLVAMVLLIAILFLWQSRKAFKHSAQTDFLTGIANRAHTFKFGQRMLDKAIKKQSCFAVIIFDIDNFKLINDQYGHHIGDLAIKAVAKRGARWLRGGDLIGRIGGEEFLIILPDACNAEASAISERLREGIAAQPFQFDDVIIELTVSLGVAGLKSPQMSLTDLIHQADKGLYKAKFSGKNQVYLVEQFA, from the coding sequence GTGTACACAGTAAAAAAATGGCTCAAGATAATGGTACTCTCTTTGCTGGTGAGTTTTACCTCTTTGACGAGCCTATGCGGATATGCAGCCGATCCTTTTGTTCAATTAGAGCAAGATCTTGAAGACTCATCTCCTGCCAATGCGCTGATCTTACTTGGTCAGTTTAAACTCGACGCTGACAACGCCAGCATTCAAGAGTTAGCCCAATTACGTTTTTTATATGGCAAGCAATATGAGCGAAACCGTAAGCTAGATCAGGCGATAGCCAGCTATGATAAGGCGATTGCACTGATGCAGCCATTAGGTGTATCGGATCTACTCATTGAAAGTCATCTCGAACGTTCTTTCGTCCTCTACTTAAAGACTAACGATCCCGAGGCTTATTGTGTCGATAGAAAAAAGGCCTTGGTGTTCGCTAGGCAGCAAGGTAATAACGAGCTGCTAGCTAAGACGTTAACTCAGAATGCATTTTGCTATAACAAAGTCACCAACGTTCATCAAGGGCTCGCCTTGCTTGATGAAGCTATGCTGATTATCAACACCGACGGCAGTGCAAATCATACCCGTAAGGCGATGATCTATAATGCGACTGGTTCTCTCTATCGCACCGTGGGTCTGCATAAGCGCGGCTATATGAATTTTGAAAAAGCCTACCAGGCATGGAGTGAGGTCGATGATACTCAAGACATGTTTAATATGCTGCATAACATGATCAGCGAGGCGATTAAGCTGCGGGATTGGGAGAAGGCGAGACACAATATTGAACGACAGTTTGCTTTGGTTAGATCTACACCTGAATTTGCAGATTTTGGTTTTTTTGCCCACCTAAATGCTGGGCGAGTCGAGTTAGCGACACATCATTATGTAGAAGCAATAGAACATCTTAAGCATGCTATATCTTTGAAAGAAACAACTCGTGAGCAGTATTTTATTAGCAGTAGCTATCAGTTTCTTTCCTTAGCGTATCTGCGTGTAGGTGATGTAAAAAAAGCGGCGCAAATGGCAAGCGTATTTAGGCAAGACAAGAATTTCCCTAAAAATATGTCCAGCATGATGTTAACTGCAGACGCTATTATTGCATTTGAGCAGCATCAATATTTACCTGCGATGAATACTTTGCTCCAAGTGATCGATGAGGAACGACAAAATAATAAGCAGATTATCGACAATGAGGTGATCGATTCAGCGCTAGAGCATAGCGCTAAGCTGGCCGATTTTGAGAATCAGTTGTTAGCTAACCAGTTGGCGATTAACGAGCTGAGCTTAGCGGCGGTAGCGGATAAAGCACGGATCTATGACTTAAGGCTAAGCATCTTTTTCTTGGTGGCTATGGTGCTCCTAATTGCAATCTTGTTTCTGTGGCAATCTCGTAAAGCCTTTAAGCATAGTGCTCAAACTGATTTTTTAACGGGTATCGCTAACCGCGCACATACCTTTAAATTTGGCCAGCGAATGCTCGATAAAGCAATTAAGAAGCAGAGTTGCTTCGCTGTGATTATTTTTGATATCGACAATTTCAAGTTGATCAATGATCAATATGGTCACCATATTGGTGATTTGGCAATTAAAGCCGTTGCTAAACGCGGTGCCCGTTGGCTGAGAGGGGGCGATTTAATTGGTCGAATTGGTGGTGAAGAGTTCTTAATTATCCTGCCTGATGCCTGTAACGCGGAGGCATCTGCTATTTCTGAACGCTTACGTGAGGGGATCGCAGCACAACCATTTCAATTTGATGATGTGATTATTGAATTAACGGTGAGCCTAGGAGTCGCTGGATTAAAATCTCCTCAAATGAGTTTGACTGATTTGATCCATCAAGCAGATAAAGGACTCTATAAGGCTAAATTTTCTGGCAAGAATCAAGTCTATCTTGTTGAGCAGTTCGCTTAA
- a CDS encoding Na+/H+ antiporter NhaC family protein, producing the protein MTSLFQLGGRWEQWFEDRLKIREITLTTSSNAQNAAATTAPSFLALTPLFLFLALFIGAGVYFQSQGVDFAFYQLPSVVAILPAIIFAILISKQKLNQTIETFIAGIGHSNIIAMCMIYLLAGAFAAVAKATGGVDATVALGLSLVPSNLLLPGFFVIAAFIATAMGTSMGTIAAVAPIALGVANEAQIDLAIMAGAVISGALFGDNLSIISDTTIAATRTQGCHMRDKFKENLIFAIPASIITLVIFTLAGQGQADVAPQDVDFIKVIPYLTILFLAVAGVNVFVVLTIGILLAGVTGITTMDYGVIQFGQDIYAGFGSMQEIFILSMLVGGLAALMQQQGGLAFVSQQIEKLIGRFSKAKGEASCRASELGMAAIVATTNTCVANNTVSIVVTGDIAKDLAQKHGVTPKRAASILDIFSCIIQGLIPYGAQALLVASTFSLSPLEVVSHAWYCMILAVVAVAIVILRKRH; encoded by the coding sequence ATGACTAGTCTGTTCCAGCTAGGAGGGCGATGGGAACAATGGTTCGAAGATAGATTGAAGATAAGAGAGATAACATTGACGACTTCCAGTAATGCCCAAAATGCTGCAGCGACCACTGCACCATCGTTTTTAGCCCTGACGCCACTATTTCTGTTCCTTGCACTTTTTATTGGTGCAGGCGTTTACTTTCAAAGCCAAGGCGTAGATTTTGCCTTTTATCAATTACCAAGCGTAGTGGCAATTTTACCGGCCATTATTTTTGCCATTTTGATTTCAAAGCAAAAACTTAACCAAACGATTGAAACCTTTATCGCAGGCATTGGCCACTCAAATATCATCGCCATGTGTATGATTTATTTGTTGGCGGGTGCCTTTGCCGCAGTCGCTAAAGCCACTGGTGGTGTCGATGCCACTGTCGCCTTAGGTCTGTCGCTAGTGCCATCTAACTTACTGCTACCAGGCTTCTTTGTGATAGCGGCATTTATCGCAACAGCCATGGGTACTTCAATGGGCACCATCGCAGCGGTAGCGCCGATTGCACTAGGTGTCGCCAACGAGGCACAAATTGACTTAGCCATTATGGCGGGTGCGGTGATCTCGGGCGCACTATTCGGTGACAACTTATCGATCATCTCTGACACCACTATTGCAGCCACTCGTACTCAGGGCTGTCATATGAGAGATAAGTTTAAAGAAAACCTTATCTTTGCTATTCCTGCTTCAATCATCACTTTAGTGATATTTACCCTTGCAGGACAAGGCCAAGCGGATGTTGCCCCACAAGATGTCGACTTTATCAAAGTCATCCCATATCTAACGATTTTATTCTTAGCCGTTGCCGGTGTTAACGTATTTGTTGTACTGACAATCGGTATCTTACTCGCGGGCGTTACAGGCATAACCACTATGGATTACGGCGTGATCCAGTTCGGTCAAGATATCTACGCGGGCTTTGGTAGCATGCAAGAGATCTTCATCCTGTCTATGTTAGTCGGTGGTTTAGCGGCACTAATGCAGCAGCAAGGTGGCTTAGCGTTTGTTAGCCAACAGATTGAAAAGCTAATCGGTCGTTTCTCTAAAGCTAAAGGCGAAGCATCATGCCGCGCATCAGAGCTTGGTATGGCAGCTATTGTGGCAACGACTAACACTTGTGTGGCAAATAACACGGTATCGATTGTCGTTACAGGCGATATTGCTAAAGACTTAGCACAGAAGCATGGCGTTACACCAAAGCGTGCGGCCAGTATTTTGGATATCTTCTCCTGTATCATTCAGGGTCTTATCCCATACGGTGCACAGGCGCTATTAGTGGCCTCAACCTTTAGCCTATCTCCGCTTGAAGTTGTCAGCCACGCTTGGTACTGCATGATTTTAGCAGTAGTCGCCGTTGCGATAGTCATCTTGCGCAAACGTCATTAA
- the bluB gene encoding 5,6-dimethylbenzimidazole synthase, whose translation MSRQFTLDDSQLLADIIQLRRDVRGNRFLSKPIDDDTLDKLLDAALNAPSVGYSQPWQFVVIREDAVKRQVHHSFIEENASGAKLFNGEKQRQYQNLKLEGILEAPVNLAIFYRPKPGAVLGQTSMADMGRFSVVCAIQNLWLMARSLNIGVGWVSIIDPESVKKILNAPQDAELIGYLCIGYVEDFLAEPELKTLGWEKQKTKSQVIFKETFNSSCTEGQSA comes from the coding sequence ATGAGCCGACAATTTACGTTAGATGATAGCCAGTTACTCGCCGACATTATTCAGCTAAGACGCGATGTGAGAGGTAATCGCTTTCTATCAAAGCCCATCGATGATGACACTTTAGATAAACTACTCGATGCCGCACTCAACGCCCCTTCCGTTGGTTACTCTCAACCTTGGCAGTTTGTGGTGATCCGCGAAGATGCCGTTAAACGGCAAGTGCATCACTCTTTTATTGAAGAAAATGCCTCAGGTGCAAAACTGTTTAATGGTGAAAAACAGAGGCAATATCAAAACTTGAAGCTTGAGGGGATCTTGGAAGCCCCGGTCAACCTCGCGATTTTTTATCGACCTAAACCGGGTGCGGTACTGGGACAAACTAGCATGGCTGACATGGGCCGATTTAGCGTGGTATGCGCCATTCAAAATCTGTGGTTGATGGCTCGTTCACTCAATATCGGAGTCGGCTGGGTCAGCATTATCGACCCAGAGTCGGTAAAAAAGATCCTCAACGCACCTCAAGATGCCGAACTTATTGGCTACCTCTGCATAGGTTATGTTGAAGATTTTCTGGCCGAACCTGAGTTAAAAACCCTTGGATGGGAAAAACAAAAAACCAAGAGCCAAGTGATATTTAAAGAGACCTTTAATTCGTCTTGCACGGAGGGGCAAAGCGCTTGA
- a CDS encoding anaerobic C4-dicarboxylate transporter, whose product MFFIHMLLLLTVIFVGIRHGGVAFGLLGGLGVSILAFVFGIAPGTPPINVMLIILAVVAASATLEATGGLKLLVRYAEKLLRKHPNQIVFLGPLCTYSLTVLVGTGHSVYPLLPVIYDVAYKKGIRPERPLAVATVASQMGITASPIAAAAAVVIATSMENNLDISLVDVLLVTIPSTLIGVLVAATWSLNRGKDLDKDPEFQARLQDEDFRNSLVDTEIESSDVAKSDSTAKKGLTIFLLGILSVIALAIFSDHLLPEGVKMSVAIQFMMLSVGAVILLATKIDPKKIVHSNVFIAGMTAVIIIFGIAWLSDTIIGHHKAYLIESVSDIVHAHPWSFAIAMFTASVFLKSQAATLTIMLPLGFSLGIPAPVLIGVLPACYAYFFFPFYPSDLAAISFDRTGTTHIGKYIVNHSFIMPGFIGVITATVIGYFISMMVN is encoded by the coding sequence ATGTTCTTCATACATATGCTCTTATTATTAACTGTTATTTTTGTAGGGATCCGCCATGGTGGTGTGGCCTTTGGTCTACTCGGTGGCTTAGGGGTATCGATATTAGCCTTTGTATTTGGCATTGCCCCCGGTACTCCCCCTATCAACGTGATGTTGATTATTTTAGCGGTAGTCGCTGCATCGGCGACACTAGAGGCGACGGGCGGCCTTAAATTACTGGTGCGTTATGCAGAAAAGCTGCTGCGTAAACACCCAAACCAAATCGTATTTCTCGGTCCATTGTGTACTTACTCACTCACCGTTTTGGTCGGTACCGGTCACTCTGTTTATCCTCTACTTCCGGTTATCTATGATGTTGCCTATAAGAAAGGCATTCGCCCTGAACGACCATTAGCTGTGGCGACAGTCGCCTCACAGATGGGGATTACCGCCAGCCCTATTGCAGCTGCGGCGGCTGTAGTGATTGCCACCTCAATGGAGAATAATCTCGATATCAGCTTAGTGGACGTACTCCTAGTCACGATTCCATCGACATTAATCGGTGTGTTAGTCGCGGCCACTTGGAGCCTTAATCGCGGTAAAGATCTCGATAAAGACCCAGAATTTCAAGCTCGTCTGCAAGATGAAGACTTTAGAAACAGCCTAGTTGATACCGAAATTGAATCTAGCGATGTGGCGAAATCAGACAGTACCGCCAAGAAAGGCCTAACCATTTTCCTACTGGGTATACTATCTGTGATTGCCTTAGCGATATTTAGCGACCACTTGCTACCTGAAGGCGTGAAAATGTCGGTAGCGATTCAGTTTATGATGCTATCTGTGGGTGCGGTTATCTTGCTTGCAACCAAGATAGACCCGAAAAAAATCGTCCACAGCAATGTGTTTATCGCTGGTATGACTGCGGTGATCATTATCTTCGGCATCGCTTGGCTAAGTGACACCATTATTGGTCACCACAAGGCTTACTTAATCGAGTCGGTAAGCGATATCGTCCATGCCCATCCGTGGTCATTTGCCATCGCCATGTTTACCGCCTCGGTATTCCTTAAGAGCCAAGCTGCAACCCTGACGATCATGCTACCACTTGGGTTCTCTTTAGGTATTCCAGCCCCAGTGCTTATCGGTGTCTTGCCTGCTTGTTACGCCTATTTCTTCTTCCCATTTTATCCAAGCGATCTGGCGGCCATCAGCTTTGACAGAACTGGCACCACTCATATCGGTAAGTATATAGTCAATCACAGCTTTATCATGCCGGGATTTATCGGGGTTATTACAGCAACCGTGATAGGCTATTTCATCTCTATGATGGTCAATTAG
- a CDS encoding DUF3087 domain-containing protein, protein MQLMDIDKQTYRKNTNLVIMSFVASLAILALVYGAVLIHFFGATEAVSGESTGNFHLNLMGVILAIFTCGGVLNTQKQKPFMREVYYVWRLKQLHNQIYRKLAKIKLAADNEEVNAFIILSFYFVSLKQVYTLDDNTLTLSTVDNDLAQLNNKIAALGLTITPEQFEPQMLEQI, encoded by the coding sequence ATGCAGTTGATGGATATTGATAAACAAACCTACCGTAAGAATACCAATCTAGTGATCATGAGCTTTGTGGCGAGTCTGGCGATATTGGCGCTAGTATACGGCGCTGTATTGATCCACTTTTTCGGCGCAACCGAGGCGGTAAGCGGCGAGTCTACCGGTAACTTTCACCTGAATCTGATGGGTGTCATTCTCGCCATTTTCACCTGTGGTGGCGTACTCAATACCCAAAAGCAGAAGCCTTTTATGCGCGAGGTGTATTACGTTTGGCGCTTAAAGCAGCTACATAATCAAATTTATCGAAAGTTGGCCAAGATAAAACTAGCCGCCGACAATGAAGAGGTGAACGCCTTTATTATCTTGAGTTTCTATTTTGTCAGCTTAAAGCAGGTCTACACGCTCGATGACAACACGCTGACACTATCCACGGTCGACAATGATCTTGCGCAATTAAATAACAAAATTGCGGCACTGGGTTTAACCATTACTCCGGAGCAGTTTGAGCCACAGATGCTAGAGCAGATCTAA
- a CDS encoding porin, producing MKKALAIFPLATMVLMPSALAVEIYKDDKNSIGIGGYIDARIIDTQGQTQVVNGSSRVNIGFTREMSDDWKAYAKLEWGVNPFGDTNLSYSSESFFETTTDNFLSNRLGYVGVSNDKLGSLAIGKQWGAWYDVVYNTNYGFVWDGNASGTYTYQGDGSFNGTGRADKAVQYRNSFGMFSFALQVQLKDDSFDVIEPVDQAAAMVTTPTTVTHVEYNYTYGAGLTLDATDRLTFTAGANFGEFKARASNGSRLTETDYVYGGGVTWGSWDDQGVYAALNANQQEYHDTDNLGRMIPDATGLESLFSYLFEGDFKVFLSYNILKAGDEYEAAYNGDIFERESLVAGGHYIWNNSVIFYLEGRKDLSNFDSTNKVQEEMMGIPEDDGVAIGVRFVL from the coding sequence ATGAAAAAAGCGCTAGCAATATTCCCCCTTGCCACAATGGTTTTAATGCCATCGGCTCTTGCTGTTGAAATCTATAAGGATGATAAAAACTCTATAGGAATTGGCGGCTATATTGATGCTCGTATTATTGATACCCAAGGTCAGACTCAAGTCGTAAACGGTAGCTCTAGAGTCAATATTGGCTTTACCCGTGAAATGTCTGATGACTGGAAGGCTTATGCCAAGCTAGAGTGGGGGGTAAACCCCTTTGGTGACACCAACTTGTCATATAGCAGTGAGAGTTTCTTTGAGACAACCACAGATAATTTTCTGAGCAACCGTTTAGGTTATGTTGGTGTGAGTAATGACAAGCTAGGCTCTCTCGCAATAGGTAAGCAGTGGGGCGCATGGTATGACGTTGTTTACAATACTAACTATGGCTTTGTATGGGATGGTAATGCATCAGGTACGTACACTTATCAAGGAGATGGCTCCTTTAATGGTACAGGCCGTGCCGATAAAGCGGTGCAGTACCGTAATAGCTTCGGTATGTTTAGTTTTGCGCTGCAGGTGCAATTAAAAGATGATTCCTTCGATGTCATAGAGCCGGTAGACCAAGCTGCTGCAATGGTAACGACTCCAACAACAGTGACTCATGTAGAGTATAACTATACCTATGGTGCGGGTCTTACTCTAGATGCAACCGATAGACTAACATTCACAGCGGGTGCTAACTTTGGTGAGTTTAAAGCAAGAGCTTCTAATGGTTCGCGACTGACCGAAACTGATTATGTTTATGGTGGTGGTGTGACTTGGGGGTCATGGGACGATCAAGGGGTTTATGCAGCGCTCAATGCTAACCAACAAGAATACCACGATACAGATAACCTTGGACGTATGATCCCTGATGCAACCGGTCTCGAGTCACTTTTTTCCTATCTATTTGAAGGTGATTTCAAGGTTTTCCTCTCATACAATATTTTAAAGGCTGGTGATGAGTATGAGGCTGCCTATAACGGCGATATTTTTGAGCGTGAATCACTCGTTGCAGGTGGCCACTATATTTGGAATAACAGTGTTATTTTCTATCTTGAAGGGCGTAAAGATTTAAGTAACTTTGACAGTACCAATAAAGTGCAGGAAGAGATGATGGGTATACCAGAAGATGATGGCGTAGCGATAGGTGTACGTTTTGTTCTTTAG
- a CDS encoding O-acetylhomoserine aminocarboxypropyltransferase/cysteine synthase family protein — protein sequence MKLESLALHHGYESESTTKAAAVPIYQTTSYTFDNTQHGADLFDLKVPGNIYTRIMNPTTDVLEQRLAAIEGGIGALALASGMAAITYAIQALTQVGDNIVSTSQLYGGTYNLFAHTLPRQGVEVRMAAFDDFEQLDALIDDNTKALFCESIGNPAGNIVDLQRLAEIAHKHGVPLIVDNTVATPVLCKPFEHGADIVIHSLTKYIGGHGTTIGGAIIDSGKFDWAAEPKRFALLNEPDPSYHGVIYTQAFGPAAFIGRCRVVPLRNTGAALSPQSAFLLLQGLETLALRMERHCENALALAQYLESHPKVSWVNYAALENSPFQDNCHKITGGKASGIISFGIKADDGKVAGGRFIDALQMILRLVNIGDAKSLACHPASTTHRQLDASELAKAGVSEDLVRISVGIEHIDDIISDVAQALDKAV from the coding sequence ATGAAACTCGAATCTTTAGCGCTGCACCACGGATATGAATCGGAATCGACCACTAAGGCTGCAGCCGTTCCTATTTATCAGACCACCTCCTATACCTTCGATAACACTCAACATGGCGCCGATCTGTTCGATCTGAAAGTACCGGGTAATATTTACACTCGCATCATGAACCCCACCACAGATGTGCTCGAGCAGCGCCTTGCGGCGATAGAAGGCGGCATAGGAGCACTCGCACTTGCATCGGGTATGGCGGCGATTACCTATGCGATTCAAGCATTGACTCAGGTGGGCGACAATATCGTTAGTACCAGTCAGCTCTATGGTGGCACCTATAATTTGTTTGCTCATACTTTGCCGCGCCAAGGCGTAGAGGTGCGTATGGCTGCATTCGATGATTTCGAACAGCTCGATGCCTTGATTGACGATAACACTAAGGCGCTGTTTTGTGAGTCTATCGGTAACCCCGCGGGCAATATTGTCGACCTACAGCGTTTAGCCGAAATCGCTCACAAGCACGGCGTTCCTCTGATTGTTGATAATACGGTGGCGACTCCGGTGCTGTGTAAGCCATTTGAACATGGCGCCGACATTGTTATCCATTCGCTGACCAAATATATTGGCGGCCATGGCACCACCATAGGTGGCGCGATAATCGATAGCGGCAAGTTTGACTGGGCGGCAGAGCCTAAGCGTTTTGCACTGCTCAATGAGCCGGATCCCTCTTACCATGGCGTGATTTATACCCAAGCCTTCGGCCCAGCCGCCTTTATCGGTCGCTGCCGCGTGGTGCCACTGCGTAATACCGGCGCAGCGTTATCGCCTCAAAGTGCCTTCTTGCTGTTACAAGGGTTAGAAACGCTAGCATTAAGAATGGAGCGCCATTGTGAAAATGCCTTGGCATTGGCCCAGTATTTAGAGTCTCATCCTAAGGTGAGCTGGGTTAATTACGCCGCGCTGGAAAATAGCCCCTTTCAAGATAACTGCCACAAGATCACTGGCGGTAAAGCGTCGGGGATCATCAGCTTCGGCATAAAAGCAGATGATGGCAAGGTCGCTGGTGGCCGTTTTATCGATGCGCTGCAGATGATTTTAAGACTGGTCAATATCGGCGATGCTAAGTCGTTAGCCTGTCACCCAGCGTCGACGACTCACAGGCAGCTCGATGCCAGTGAGCTTGCTAAGGCGGGCGTCAGTGAAGACTTAGTACGCATCTCTGTGGGGATTGAGCATATCGATGACATTATTAGCGACGTGGCGCAGGCACTGGATAAAGCGGTTTAA
- a CDS encoding oxidative stress defense protein, with product MKSSIIAALISGFIASTSMVATAQAADVDFPSLNTVGSSQLTVEADMAEVNVEVVIKAKTALEAKTASDKAVANFLARLEKSGIDKELVQSANINLQPQYHYEKNKPNQLIGYSASRRITVTVMDLANLNRILDSALEQGINRINNIALKSSKEAQYVEQARMAAIKDAQQKAKILAEGFGEKLDGIWQISYFEQRPIQPVMLRMNSEAKGFDAGQSYQQGQVTIQDRVEVTYRLK from the coding sequence ATGAAATCATCAATTATCGCCGCACTTATCTCAGGCTTTATCGCTTCGACTAGCATGGTCGCCACAGCTCAGGCTGCCGATGTCGATTTTCCTAGCCTGAATACTGTAGGCAGCAGCCAACTCACCGTAGAGGCCGACATGGCTGAAGTAAATGTTGAAGTGGTGATTAAGGCCAAAACTGCACTAGAAGCCAAAACTGCGTCAGACAAAGCGGTAGCCAACTTTTTAGCACGCCTTGAAAAGTCCGGTATCGATAAAGAGCTTGTGCAAAGCGCCAATATCAACCTGCAGCCGCAGTACCACTATGAAAAAAATAAGCCTAATCAGCTTATCGGATACAGCGCTAGCCGTCGTATTACGGTCACAGTAATGGATCTAGCCAACCTCAATCGCATTCTCGACTCAGCCCTCGAGCAAGGCATCAACCGCATCAATAATATCGCCCTTAAATCGAGTAAAGAGGCGCAATATGTTGAACAGGCGAGAATGGCTGCAATTAAAGATGCCCAGCAGAAAGCTAAGATATTGGCCGAAGGCTTTGGTGAAAAGCTCGATGGGATTTGGCAGATCAGCTACTTTGAGCAGCGTCCAATTCAACCTGTGATGCTAAGAATGAACTCAGAAGCAAAAGGCTTTGACGCGGGCCAAAGTTACCAGCAAGGCCAAGTGACTATCCAAGATAGAGTCGAAGTGACCTACCGTTTGAAATAG
- the mpl gene encoding UDP-N-acetylmuramate:L-alanyl-gamma-D-glutamyl-meso-diaminopimelate ligase has product MHVHILGICGTFMGGLALLARAEGHKVTGSDANVYPPMSTQLEEQGIELIQGFDPSQLGSSEDDAPDLVVIGNAMSRGNPCVEAVLNRGLKYTSGPQFLAEHILPQRWVLAVSGTHGKTSTSSMLAWILEDCGYEPGFLIGGVPQNFGVSARLGGSPFFVVEADEYDSAFFDKRSKFVHYQPRTLVINNLEFDHADIFDDLKAIQRQFNHVIRTVAGEGKIIWPADAVSVQQVIEMGCWSEQETYHLAPSSQGWHAVNLTQDGHKFEVFFDGESQGVLDWQLIGQHNIENAVMAIAAARHVGVKPDAAIAALTQFAPPKRRMELLDTVNGIEVYDDFAHHPTAITTSLSGMRARVGEAKVTVILEPRSNTMKSGVHKDTLANSLALASNAYLYQAGNIDWDMRSAMSSASIPVEVLYDIDEIVDKVAAQACSTDTIIVMSNGGFGGLHQKLLAKLRSQMGK; this is encoded by the coding sequence ATGCACGTACATATTTTAGGAATTTGTGGCACTTTCATGGGCGGCTTAGCGCTATTAGCTAGAGCAGAAGGGCACAAGGTAACGGGCAGCGATGCCAATGTTTATCCTCCGATGAGCACTCAGCTTGAAGAGCAGGGCATTGAGCTTATTCAAGGCTTCGATCCGTCTCAGCTGGGAAGCTCTGAGGACGACGCACCCGACTTGGTCGTGATTGGTAATGCTATGAGCCGAGGTAACCCTTGCGTCGAAGCGGTATTAAATCGCGGCCTTAAATATACCTCGGGTCCGCAATTTCTTGCCGAGCATATTCTGCCCCAGCGTTGGGTGTTAGCGGTATCGGGTACCCATGGTAAAACATCGACCTCGAGCATGTTGGCGTGGATTTTAGAAGATTGCGGCTATGAGCCCGGCTTCTTGATTGGCGGCGTACCACAGAACTTTGGTGTATCGGCTCGTCTTGGTGGCTCACCCTTTTTTGTCGTTGAAGCCGATGAGTACGATAGTGCATTTTTCGATAAACGCTCTAAATTTGTCCACTATCAGCCGCGCACCTTAGTGATTAATAACTTAGAGTTCGATCACGCGGATATCTTTGATGATTTAAAAGCCATTCAACGTCAGTTTAATCACGTAATACGTACCGTAGCGGGAGAAGGCAAAATCATATGGCCAGCCGATGCGGTCAGTGTGCAGCAAGTGATCGAAATGGGTTGCTGGAGCGAGCAAGAGACTTATCATCTTGCACCAAGCTCACAGGGTTGGCATGCGGTGAACCTAACCCAAGATGGCCACAAATTTGAAGTCTTCTTCGATGGTGAGTCGCAAGGTGTTTTAGACTGGCAGTTAATCGGTCAGCACAATATTGAAAACGCCGTTATGGCGATAGCTGCAGCAAGGCATGTGGGCGTAAAACCCGATGCGGCGATTGCGGCATTAACGCAATTTGCACCGCCTAAGCGCCGCATGGAACTGCTCGATACGGTTAATGGTATCGAAGTCTATGATGACTTTGCTCACCACCCAACGGCGATTACTACCTCACTGAGTGGCATGCGTGCTCGAGTAGGCGAAGCTAAGGTGACAGTGATTTTAGAGCCCCGCTCTAACACCATGAAAAGCGGCGTGCATAAAGATACTTTAGCTAACTCGTTAGCGTTGGCCAGTAATGCTTATCTATATCAAGCGGGTAATATTGACTGGGACATGCGTTCTGCTATGAGTTCAGCCTCTATTCCGGTTGAGGTCTTGTATGATATTGACGAGATTGTTGACAAGGTCGCTGCTCAAGCCTGTAGCACAGATACTATTATTGTAATGAGTAATGGTGGTTTCGGTGGATTACATCAAAAGCTGCTTGCTAAACTTCGCAGTCAAATGGGTAAATAA